In one window of Mercurialis annua linkage group LG4, ddMerAnnu1.2, whole genome shotgun sequence DNA:
- the LOC126676694 gene encoding protein FAR-RED IMPAIRED RESPONSE 1-like produces MQKMDPSFFYAVQLDANDRIKNCFWRDGKSKIDYDHFGDVLIFDTTFKMDNHGMICAPFMGLNHHRQYVLFGCAFLLDESIDSLIWLDETFKDAMGGRQPKTIFTDLNQATAVAVEKVFPEAKHQFGLWHILRNSTKYLSKSYAQNGFESLFNEWISGCQTEEEFNLRWISLLQKFNLHNNSWLNTLYKSREKWAPLFSKNTFRAGIPDSVNINGIFQKISENSNLLTYVQQYLNAADRQRRKESYEDFYCKEKAPKIFLNDSLVEKQAARIYTSAVFKLFQRELLKCFLLTVEEISCDGWTATFKVAVEGQKGSIVEFDRVDSNVTCSCRKYESDGVLCMHALKVLDAKNIFHIPVQYRLKRWTKSAKDYAPTGHEHRQDINGNQPPSEVTKSNDCGLATGMSKGVEISIFNNA; encoded by the exons ATGCAGAAGATGGATCCATCATTTTTCTATGCAGTTCAACTTGATGCTAATGATCGCATCAAAAATTGTTTCTGGAGGGATGGCAAGTCCAAGATAGATTACGACCACTTTGGTGATGTTCTCATTTTCGACACAACATTTAAGATGGACAACCATGGAATGATTTGTGCACCTTTTATGGGGCTAAATCATCACCGGCAGTATGTCTTATTTGGTTGTGCTTTCTTGCTCGACGAAAGCATTGATTCACTCATATGGTTGGATGAAACATTTAAGGATGCAATGGGTGGACGTCAACCGAAAACAATTTTCACCGATTTGAATCAAGCAACGGCTGTTGCAGTAGAAAAGGTTTTTCCAGAGGCAAAGCATCAATTTGGTTTGTGGCATATCCTCCGAAATTCAACAAAGTACTTATCCAAATCCTATGCACAAAATGGTTTTGAGAGCCTCTTCAATGAATGGATCTCTGGCTGTCAAACAGAGGAAGAATTTAACTTAAGGTGGATTTCGCTGTTGCAAAAATTCAACCTTCACAACAACTCTTGGCTCAATACTCTATACAAATCCCGGGAAAAATGGGCTCCATTATTCAGTAAGAATACTTTCCGTGCTGGCATCCCAGACAGTGTCAACATCAATGGTATTTTTCAAAAGATTAGTGAGAATAGCAATCTACTAACGTATGTGCAACAGTATCTAAATGCAGCGGATCGACAACGCAGGAAAGAATCTTATGAAGATTTTTACTGTAAGGAAAAAGCTCCGAAGATATTCTTGAATGATAGTTTGGTCGAGAAACAAGCAGCCAGAATATATACTTCTGCAGTTTTTAAACTTTTCCAAAGAGAGCTACTAAAGTGTTTTCTACTGACAGTAGAAGAAATCAGTTGTGATGGGTGGACTGCTACATTCAAGGTGGCAGTGGAAGGGCAAAAAGGGAGTATTGTGGAATTCGATCGTGTGGATTCTAATGTTACGTGTAGTTGTAGGAAATATGAATCAGATGGCGTTTTATGCATGCATGCATTGAAGGTCCTGGATGCAAAAAATATCTTTCATATACCAGTTCAGTACAGACTAAAAAGGTGGACAAAGTCTGCCAAAGATTATGCGCCAACAGGTCATGAACACAGACAAGATATTAATGGCAATCAACCTCCAAGTGAAGTAACAAAAAGCAACGACTGTG GTTTAGCAACTGGAATGAGCAAGGGGGTAGAAATTAGCATTTTCAACAATGCATAA